The stretch of DNA TTCCAGTGGGAAGATCTGGAGGGAACTGGTACGATGGGATGAGCAGGAAGAAAGGAAGCAGGCATGAGCGGATATATTTTATGTCAGGTAAAAAAAGCAGAGAAGCCGTTTTATATCGAAAATATCAGTACCAATATCTATTCTATAGAAGAACTCTGCTATTATCTTTATAACAATCTTTATCTTGTGGACAGCTCATTGATCAGCAGTAAGCTCTGTACCTGGCTGGAGGAAGAACTGGAGCTTCCGAAGCTTGCGGCCAAGCTGAAACCTTATATTGGAAGAGAGGTCGGACTTGAAGAAGTACTGTATCCGATATTTAAAGAGATCAATTATCTGGCTTATGAAGAGCTTAAGACCTTAAACGGGCGCATTGAAGCCAGAAAACGTGAACCTGAAGAAATACGGGAGAAACGCAAAGGTGATGCGCTGATGGAGAATCGGATGTATGTGAATGCACTCCGTGTTTATCAGAAGCTTCTGGAGCATGGCGGGAAAGAAATCACCGGAGAGATGCGTGAAAGGATCCTGCATAATCAGGGATGCGCATACAGTTACCTGTTCCAGATGGATAAGGCGCTGGATTGCTTTTGGAAAGCATGGAAGGAGAATCATTCAGAGAAAGCGATGAAGGTTTATCTTCTGGCCTACCGCAGTGTTCACAGTGAAGAAGAATATAGGAAACGACAGGAAGATCTGAAGACAGATGAAATGGTAAGGCAGGAAATAGACCAGGCTTTGAAAAGCTTTGCCGGTCTCCCGGAGCAGCATATCGCATCCGGAGAAACCGACAGGATCCTGGAGAATCTCACAAGAGAATATCACAGAAGTACAGGCTCTTAAAGCTGTTCAAGAAGTCCCAGCAGGATCTGCCGGGCTTCTTTTTTTGTATATACGGATTCTTCCTCGGACAGGGAACAGAGGTAATCATTCAGGGCCTGTCCGATACTGGTCTCTTTCAGATAGATACAGAGAAAAGTATCTTTTTCGGAAAGAAAGCAGAGAAAAACGGAATAGTCAGACAGAACTTCCAGATGGATCCCGGTTTCAGAAAGTACGGAAGGCTTCAGGATCCTGCATTTTTCATGTCCCATATCTGTATCAAGAAGATGCTTGAGGGCTTTTTTTCGTTCTTCTTTCGGAAGAGGGGTCTGATGGTAGGAATAAGGTCCGTCAAGGAGTCCGGTACGGGCAAATTTCCGGATCCCGCTCAGTGTAAAATAATTGCAGGAAAAGGCAGCTTCTGTAAAAGAAAAGGAAGTCTGGTTCAGAACCGCTGCCAGCTGGGTATAGACCGGATCGGAAAGATCGATATCCCTGTTATCAAACAATGACTGAATAAAGCCCGGACCATAGGACATCAGTGCAAGGCAGGGATGAGATTCCAGTGCAAAATTTGTTGAGATCTTTGTCTGCATGATAGAACCAAAGATATTAAGGATCCTGTCCGGAGAATCCGACTGCAGGAAGAATTGGCTGGAATTCTCAAGAGCCCGTCGGAATTCCTGTTGATATGCGTGGATCGCTTCCGGATTTTCAGTAAAAATACAGGTCATCATATCCGAGGATAACAGTAGCAGCTTTTTTTCTGTGAGTAAGAAAAAAGGAAACAGTTCATAGCTGGAAAACTCTCGGCCTGTCTGAGTATAGTAATAATATGGCTGGTAGCCCACAAAACCTGACAGGATCGGAAGGAGTGTGCAGAGAAAGGTTTCCAGATTCATGTTGTAATCCGGTGAGGCGGACGGGTTCTGGTGAAGCGGCAGGATCTGGATCACCGGTGGCAGTTTCTCATATTTGGGATAAAGATGGGAAAAGATCTGTACAAGAAGCCGGCAGTTGGCCGGAAGGTTGGTACGGATCGTTTCAGAAGAACCGGAAGACAGGATGTCCTCAAAAAGGCTCAGGACCTTCTTTTCCACATCAAGAGAAAAAGTTCCACGGTAAAAGGGAAAGGATGGAAGCCTGAGAAAACCCTCCCGGGAAATGACCTGCTGGGAGCTGATAACACCCAGAAGCTCTTGTATATATTTGCGGTTGTAATATATTTCTTTTCCGATTTTTTCTATTTTATATAATTCCATCAGTTCCCTGCGCTGGGAAGGATTGATCCGGAGGGAATCGCAGAACTGGCGCACAAAATCAATACCGGGAAGACGTTTCCCTGTGATCATACGTTGTAGCGAGGTACGGTCAAGTCCCGAAGAAGCAGATAACTGATAAACGTTTTCTCCTGTATCCTTTAGGTATTCCCGGCATTTGTTGCTGAAATCAGACATAGTAGTACTCCTTTTGGTGCTTATATGACATTATTATACGAAAACAGATCATGAATTGCAATAATTTGTAAAAAAACAAGGCACAATTAGAAGCACATATTGCGTAGGTCTTTCTTTGAAAATAAAATGTTAATATCAGAAAGAGCATGAGGGAGGAAAACACGGCAATGGCAGTGATGACGATCGCGATATGTGATGAAATACGAAAGGATGCACAGAAGCTGTACAGGCAGCTTTCCACACTGGTCCCTGATGCAGAGCTCCTTCTGTATCGGACCAGAGAGAGTCTTCTGAAAGGACTGGCAGAGGGACACAAGATCTGCAATCTGATATTTCTGGGGCTGGATGGTGATCAGGGCAGGAGTCTGGAAACTGTACGGACAATGCGCCTGAAAGGACATTATATCCCGGTTGTGCTGGTGGCAGAGAATGAAAAATTCTATAAAGAAGCATTTGAAGTGTTTGCCTATAACTATCTGGTCAAACCGGTTGAAAGTGGAGAACTGGAACATGTTCTGGTACATATCCTGGAGGTATGCAGGCGTGAAGGCGGAAGAGCGCTGTATTTTCACTACAGGAAACAGGTTTATACACTGCAGCACGATCATCTGGCATATATATCCAGTAGTCTTCACAGTGTGACATTTCATCTTACCGATGGAAAAAAGATCAGCTGCAGAGCCAGGCTGGGGGATTTTTCGGGACAGCTGTCAGACAGCAGCTTTTTGAGATGTCATCAGAGCTTTTGTATTAACATGGAGAAGGTAACTTCACTTAAGAAGAACAGTTTTGTGGTCGGACAGACGGAAATCCCAATTTCCAGAACATATCTGAAAACGGCCAGAAAGAAATACAAAGATTATCTGGCAGAGCAGAAGGTTTGCTCTTGACAGCTCCTTTTGGGTATGTTACTATAACCATACGCTTTCACGTGGTAGAGTGACCATGTGATAAAGAGATAACCGAAAAAAGGAGAATGACCATGAAGAAAAGAACAGTTGCAGTAGTAATGGCGGCAGCGATGACAATAGGAATGATGGTAACAGGAGTGAGTGTACAGGCAGGTGTTGAGGATAAGACCCTGATCGTAGGATTTGATGCTGAATATCCTCCGTTCGGATATAAGGATGATAGCGGAGAATATGTAGGATTTGACCTTGACCTTGCCCAGGAAGTATGTGATAATCTTGGCTGGGAACTTGTTAAGAAGCCTATCAACTGGGATTCCAAGGATATGGAGCTGAACTCCGGAACGATCGACTGTATATGGAATGGATTTACTATCAACGGACGTGAGGATGACTATACATGGAGTGATCCATACATCAACAATGAGCAGGTGATCGTAGTTGCCAAGGATTCCGGAATTGAGAAGCTTGCGGATCTTAAGGGCAAGAACGTAGTGGTACAGGCTGCATCCGCTGCACTGGACGCATTGAACAACGATGACAATAAGGAACTGAAGGACAGCTTTGCATCTCTTACAGAGAATCCGGACTACAACACTGCATTTATGAATATTGATTCCGGAGCTGCAGACGCTGTTGCTGTTGATATCGGTGTTGCTAACTATCAGCTTTCCCAGAGAGGCAAGGATAAATATGTGATCCTTGACGAGCCGATCCAGAACGAGCAGTATGGCATCGGATTCAAGAAGGGAAATGATGAGCTGAAGGATCTCGTATGGGATGAGGTCAAGAAGCTTGACGAGTCCGGTGAGGTTGACAAGCTTGCAGATAAGTATGAACTGGATAAGAGCATGCTCTGCATCAGCGCGGACAAGGATAAGACAGAGAATTCTGATTCAGCAGAAGCTGACACAGAAGAAAGTGCAGACAGCACAGAGAAAGAAACCGATTCTGAATCCAAATGATCCGGTACAGATCCGGCACAGTAAAAGCTGTGAAGATATTTTTTTAAGCTATCCAACAGCAGTAGAAATAAGAAACATAGCAGAAGCTTTTGAAGCTTCCGCATAAAAAGGAAATGAGGGTGCTTCGGCGCAGAAAGAGCTGCCGTACACGCTCATTTCCTGTTGTTTACAGGAATTACAGGTATCAGTCCGATAAATGGGACTGATACTCCGAACCAGGAGGAAAAAAATGAGTTTTAGTGTAATGCTCCAGCAGCTGGCAGGAGGAATGCTGGTCTCTATTGAGATCTTTTTTGTAACCTTGCTGTTTTCTCTGCCGCTGGGACTTCTGATCTGTTTTGGCAGAATGTCCAGAAACAAAGTGATCCGTACCATTGTATCCGGGTACATATCCATCATGAGAGGAACGCCGCTGATGCTGCAGCTGATGGTTGTATATTTCGGCCCTTATTTTATCTTCGGGATCCGTATTTCCATGGGATATAGTCTGATCGCTGTATTTATCGCATTTGCCATCAACTATGCAGCCTACTTTGCAGAAATCTACCGCGGCGGCATTGAATCCATGCCGGTGGGACAGTATGAAGCTGCAAAGATCCTTGGATACAATAAGGTACAGACATTTTTCCGCATCATCCTTCCACAGGTGATCAAGAGGATTTTGCCGTCTATTACGAATGAGGTCATTACGCTGGTCAAGGATACTTCCCTTGCGTTTGTTGTGGCAGTTGCGGAGATGTTTACCATTGCCAAGCAGATCGCAAGTGCACAGACAACAATGATGCCATTTGTGATCGCTGCGATATTTTATTATGTGTTCAACCTGATCGTGGCTGTTGTGATGCAGAAGGTTGAGAAAAGTATGAATTACTACCGCTAACCGGAATGGAGAGTATAAAATATGAAATTATTTGAAATGAAACATATCAAAAAAAGCTTTGACGGACTGGAAGTTCTCAAAGATATCTCTCTTGACGTGGAAGAGGGAGAAGTTTTAAGTATCATCGGTCCTTCCGGTTCCGGCAAGTCAACCATCCTGCGTTGTGCCACAGGACTTGAGACGCCGGACAGCGGCGAGATCATCAAAAACGGTGATGTGGGACTGGTGTTCCAGCAGTTCAATCTGTTTCCGCATTTTTCCGTACTGAAAAATATAGTGGATGCACCTTTGAAGGTGCAGAAGAGAAAGAAAGATGAGGTTTACGCCCAGGCAAGAAGCCTTCTTAAGAAAATGGGCCTTGCAGACAAGGAGAAGGCATATCCTTTTCAGCTTTCCGGAGGACAGCAGCAGCGAGTTTCCATTGCCCGTGCGCTCTGTATGAATCCGAAGATCCTGTTTTTTGATGAACCTACATCTGCACTTGACCCGGAGCTGACCGGTGAGATCCTGAAGGTTATCAAGGATCTTGCTCAGGAGCATATTACCATGGTGATCGTTACTCATGAAATGAATTTTGCAAGAGATATTTCCGACCGTATCATCTTTATGGATAAGGGTGTGATCGCAGTGGAGGGAACGCCGCAGGAGGTATTTTCTTCCGAAAATGGCAGAATGAAGGAATTTTTGGGAAAATTCCATCAGGGTATGGAGTAACAAACGGTTGCTTTTAAAGAGGCAATGTTATATA from Blautia sp. SC05B48 encodes:
- a CDS encoding amino acid ABC transporter ATP-binding protein; this translates as MKLFEMKHIKKSFDGLEVLKDISLDVEEGEVLSIIGPSGSGKSTILRCATGLETPDSGEIIKNGDVGLVFQQFNLFPHFSVLKNIVDAPLKVQKRKKDEVYAQARSLLKKMGLADKEKAYPFQLSGGQQQRVSIARALCMNPKILFFDEPTSALDPELTGEILKVIKDLAQEHITMVIVTHEMNFARDISDRIIFMDKGVIAVEGTPQEVFSSENGRMKEFLGKFHQGME
- a CDS encoding amino acid ABC transporter substrate-binding protein, which encodes MKKRTVAVVMAAAMTIGMMVTGVSVQAGVEDKTLIVGFDAEYPPFGYKDDSGEYVGFDLDLAQEVCDNLGWELVKKPINWDSKDMELNSGTIDCIWNGFTINGREDDYTWSDPYINNEQVIVVAKDSGIEKLADLKGKNVVVQAASAALDALNNDDNKELKDSFASLTENPDYNTAFMNIDSGAADAVAVDIGVANYQLSQRGKDKYVILDEPIQNEQYGIGFKKGNDELKDLVWDEVKKLDESGEVDKLADKYELDKSMLCISADKDKTENSDSAEADTEESADSTEKETDSESK
- a CDS encoding amino acid ABC transporter permease, whose translation is MSFSVMLQQLAGGMLVSIEIFFVTLLFSLPLGLLICFGRMSRNKVIRTIVSGYISIMRGTPLMLQLMVVYFGPYFIFGIRISMGYSLIAVFIAFAINYAAYFAEIYRGGIESMPVGQYEAAKILGYNKVQTFFRIILPQVIKRILPSITNEVITLVKDTSLAFVVAVAEMFTIAKQIASAQTTMMPFVIAAIFYYVFNLIVAVVMQKVEKSMNYYR
- a CDS encoding LytR/AlgR family response regulator transcription factor translates to MAVMTIAICDEIRKDAQKLYRQLSTLVPDAELLLYRTRESLLKGLAEGHKICNLIFLGLDGDQGRSLETVRTMRLKGHYIPVVLVAENEKFYKEAFEVFAYNYLVKPVESGELEHVLVHILEVCRREGGRALYFHYRKQVYTLQHDHLAYISSSLHSVTFHLTDGKKISCRARLGDFSGQLSDSSFLRCHQSFCINMEKVTSLKKNSFVVGQTEIPISRTYLKTARKKYKDYLAEQKVCS
- a CDS encoding helix-turn-helix domain-containing protein; amino-acid sequence: MSDFSNKCREYLKDTGENVYQLSASSGLDRTSLQRMITGKRLPGIDFVRQFCDSLRINPSQRRELMELYKIEKIGKEIYYNRKYIQELLGVISSQQVISREGFLRLPSFPFYRGTFSLDVEKKVLSLFEDILSSGSSETIRTNLPANCRLLVQIFSHLYPKYEKLPPVIQILPLHQNPSASPDYNMNLETFLCTLLPILSGFVGYQPYYYYTQTGREFSSYELFPFFLLTEKKLLLLSSDMMTCIFTENPEAIHAYQQEFRRALENSSQFFLQSDSPDRILNIFGSIMQTKISTNFALESHPCLALMSYGPGFIQSLFDNRDIDLSDPVYTQLAAVLNQTSFSFTEAAFSCNYFTLSGIRKFARTGLLDGPYSYHQTPLPKEERKKALKHLLDTDMGHEKCRILKPSVLSETGIHLEVLSDYSVFLCFLSEKDTFLCIYLKETSIGQALNDYLCSLSEEESVYTKKEARQILLGLLEQL